From a single Patagioenas fasciata isolate bPatFas1 chromosome 19, bPatFas1.hap1, whole genome shotgun sequence genomic region:
- the TMEM248 gene encoding transmembrane protein 248 → MFNINLLENLKVYISSRPPLVVFMISVSAMAIAFLTLGYFFKIKEIKSPEMTEDWNTFLLRFNDLDFCISENETLKHLINDTTTPESTVTSGQARSSTQSPQTLEDSGPINISVTITLTLDPLRPFGGYSRNVTHLSSTIFGHQIGLSGRESHEEINITFTLPAAWNSDDCVLHGHCEQVVFTTCMTITAASNVFPVTVQPPHCVPETYSNATLWYKIFTTARDSNTKYAQDYNPFWCYKGAIGKVYHALNPKLTVIVPDDDRSLINLHLMHTSYFLFVMVITMFCYAVIKGRPSKLRQSNTEFCSEKVALSEA, encoded by the exons ATGTTCAACATAAACCTGTTGGAGAACCTGAAGGTTTACATCAGCAGTCGACCTCCGCTTGTCGTCTTTATGATCAGTGTAAGCGCTATGGCAATAGCTTTTCTGACACTGGGTTATTTCTTCAAAATCAAGGAGATCAAGTCACCAGAAATGACAGAG GACTGGAACACTTTCCTCCTGAGATTTAATGATTTGGACTTCTGTATATCCGAGAATGAAACCTTAAAGCATCTCATCAATGACACCACGACTCCGGAAAGCACCGTGACCAGCGGGCAGGCGAGATCTTCCACGCAGTCTCCGCAGACTCTCGAGGACTCTGGTCCCATCAACATCTCTGTTACCATCACCTTGACGCTGGACCCGCTGCGGCCGTTTGGCGGATACTCTCGCAATGTCACACATCTAAGTTCCACAATTTTTGGCCACCAAATTGGGCTCTCAG GCAGAGAATCCCACGAGGAGATCAATATCACGTTCACCCTTCCGGCTGCCTGGAATTCCGATGACTGCGTCCTGCACGGCCACTGCGAGCAGGTCGTGTTCACCACCTGCATGACCATCACAGCAGCCAGCAACGTGTTTCCCGTCACAGT tCAGCCACCACACTGTGTTCCTGAAACATACAGCAATGCTACGCTCTGGTACAAGATCTTTACCACCGCAAGGGACTCTAATACAAAATATGCACAAGACTATAACCCTTTCTGGTGTTACAAAGGAGCAATTGGAAAAGTGTATCATGCTTTAAACCCCAAACTCACTGTTATAGTTCCAGAT GATGATCGCTCTCTTATAAACCTGCATCTCATGCATACCAGTTACTTTCTTTTTGTGATGGTGATTACAATGTTCTGCTATGCAGTTATTAAAGGCAGACCAAGCAAACTGAGGCAAAGCAATACAGAATTCTGCTCTGAAAAG GTTGCTTTGTCAGAAGCATAA